CTTTGGCCAGCGAAACATCTGATGACGGCCGAAGCAAAGAATATATAAAAACGCagatgtcaatggcaagaaaagcatgtgtGAAGAGCGGTAACTGGTCAATACCGAATATATATTCAAGTGTTAGGAAATCGTTTCGGGAAGTATTACTCTGGAGCGAAGCCTTGTGTAGAACCGAAACCAGGATGATAATAAGTTCAAACAAAATGAGAACGGATTCTTCTGAAATGTGCTactacagaagaaaatcgaagatctaatgggtagatcacgtaaccagtgAGAGGTACTGAACTAAATtcggaagaaaataaatttatggcacaacttgtctaaaagaaacGGCCTGTTAATTGAGCACATTCTAAGACGTTAAGGAATTGTCATATTGGTGCTGATGGGAGTGTGGGGCTGGGAGTGGGAGGTAAAAACAAAAAAGCATAGAGGTAGACTAGGCGATAAATGAAGTAAGCAGTTTCAACTGGATGCAGGTTGTtttagttactaggagatgaaaaggcttgtacgggatagagtagcatggggagcggcactaaaccagtctttggactgaagatcaaaacaacaaCTCAACCTTGGACCTAAAAAGAATTTGAAACACTATTTACATACATTGCTCCTCATTCGTTAtgtaagtatcgtctgtggcgttTAACCCACGTGTACAGTGAAATTTGAACTTTTTCTCATTTGGAATTCGTTGATAGATTTCATTTATAGATTATAAATAATTTCTTATGCTGGTTCTGTACAGTACAGAGAACTGTTGTATTAAAGCCAGTGAATGCACAAAACAGTTCTATAGTTTCAGGTCTTTAAAGCTCGTCAGCACTTGAGTGTTTGCTCCCACTGCACGGGCATGAAGTGTCAATACATTCCGAATGCTCGTAAGCTGCTATGTTTGTTTGTGTAGCAGTGGCAGTATAATGTGTGGTTCTTATTTACTTGTCATCAAGGTACGTGTGAGGAGTGTGTCAATGTGGCGAATATTGACGGATTTTTGGCAAACCATTAACATGTTATGATACGCCATTTTTCTTTATCAGAGGTGATCACAGAAAAGAAAGAATCTTAATACAGCTTCTTGTGCATGATGAAGTGTGTTAGTGTTGCAAAAACAGTATTGACATTGTTCTGCCGGTGGTTTAAGGTCATGGAGAACCAGCAGGTGTCCTATATGTTATGTGCGTGCTGTAGACGTGGGGGATGATATCACCTGCCTCAGGTACTCCGtaggaaagaaaattttaaaagtaacaTATGATGGAGATATCATATTAAAATAATAGCTTATGCTGGAGCCCTAATACATCCTCATGCTTTGGAGCAGTAACCCAATTCGGTGCTGGAGGATCTTCTCTATTATTTATGTCACCTGATTTGAAGGAACCATTTTAGATCTCCATTTTCCATGCAGGCTGTAGGTAGAAACAAAATAATTACACAcgtttactataaaatttttcagaaCAGCTTTATTGCTATTTGTTTCATTAGAAGCACATGTCTCTCGGTCCTATGGATAAAACAAACACTACGAGTAATTGAGAAAGAACCTACACTTACCATGCTGCTATTAGGTAATATGACACAAACTTTGAGTTTGCAAGATGATGTTTCCAGCAATGATAGCTTCCGTACATTGCACTGTCACAAGGAGAGACGCCCTTCCAAGCATCATTATGTAGTACTTCACTTATGGAATTGTACAAGTATCACGAGATAAGTGACTGCTGCACTAACCGTGCCTGTGAAGACATGAAGGTCGATGTCACAAAAACCCATAGCGGAAATTCGTAGTCTGTCCATTGGAAGTCGCAGAACATCGACTGCTGGCCCGGGACGCAGGAGCGGCTGCAGCCTCGACAGGAGCATACCAGCCCTGTCGGCGCGGTCAGCCGCCGAGGAACACACCCAACAGACCACCAGCTGGCGTAACAGGACGTTAGTAAGTGCAGATAACTTCACGAGTATTTCCGCTCTGTTGTCTGTTTCTTGAGCCAGGATTATAAGCCAATAGGCACAGCAAGTTATCTCGACGAAATCTCCCAGGATGGCCAGCAGCAGTGCGGGTCCGAAGTGGAGACCGCAGAGGCGAGCGCAGCGGTGAAGAGCCAACCTGGCGCGCTGCAGCCGCCGCAcctccgcccccaccgcccccgccatCCCCGGCTGTCCTGCGTGCGTCGCCAGCTCCTCCAGTTCTTCCTCGCTGCCCGCCGGCGGCCGGGTACTCCTTAGCAGCTGTCTACAGACGATGCCCATCCTGTGTCGGAGTACCAGCACAACGGCGAAGAACTGAACTCGCCAGATCGTGACAAAACCTTGAAGGCACAGGGTGATAGTACCTATTGGCCTACGTCTGAAGAAATAGGTTGCTAGTAAGCTAACTCGTATGACAACCAAAACAAGCACTGTAATGGAAAGAAAAATTGCACTTTGGCGAGTTTTGCGATATATTTCCGTTCTGTAAGTGTGATCTCGCGTGGCGAGCAGTGCATCTACCTGTTGAACCAGGTCCGTGATACTGCTAACGTTATCTTGTCCAGTAGACAGAGATCTACATAAGATTGTAGCTGGTTCCAACGTCGACAGTAGAACAGATAACACAATTACAAAATGCACTGTCATAGGGGAATGCTCATCTATTATGATTATATGCTTTACTAAATAACTGCAGTAAAAACCAAGGGCAATGACAGAGACAAGCCACATCAAACATATGAAGTAGCCTGTGAGTCGCTTTAATGACACTCTAAAGGCACAAGTTGAAGAATTTTTGTTGTCACTGATGATGGGAACCAAACCAAGCATTTGAAATATAAGGTACAATGGTCTCACTGCGCTTTCGAAACTATGACCACTCGATTGAGAAACAGATCTATATGGACTGATCATAACTGAAAGAGCTCTCCTCGTGTAACCGAGTAGCTCTCACGACTGAGTTACGACCTTGTTGTCAGACAGAGCACAAAATGAGAATTCCAATTTTCTTGATGGGATAACGATCGATACGTAATTTCACGACTACCGGTAATGAATCATTAGCGCTAATGAGTCGTTAACTTGAGAGGGTCGGCAAAGAAATATTACATCCTGTGTCAATCGCGGGCTAGTTGTTTGTAGACCTATATTACAACCATTAATAATTTAAGGACAAGTGTTAAGGTAATACAAATATTTCATATACCATCTCGGAAATAGATTAAAGAGCACATTATAAATTTCTTATCTCATGAATTTATGTAGCACTTTGGATATGGTTTGAACTGACAgctagactgattcacgaggaagagaTATTTACACATGCTATTATCGTTATGCCTGATAAGTTGTCTGGCTATAGATACTTGGCGCTATCTGCACAAAGCCAGTGCAGATCACTCATGCTGTATAGTTGG
This Schistocerca nitens isolate TAMUIC-IGC-003100 chromosome 1, iqSchNite1.1, whole genome shotgun sequence DNA region includes the following protein-coding sequences:
- the LOC126233026 gene encoding gustatory receptor 23a-like, with the translated sequence MGIVCRQLLRSTRPPAGSEEELEELATHAGQPGMAGAVGAEVRRLQRARLALHRCARLCGLHFGPALLLAILGDFVEITCCAYWLIILAQETDNRAEILVKLSALTNVLLRQLVVCWVCSSAADRADRAGMLLSRLQPLLRPGPAVDVLRLPMDRLRISAMGFCDIDLHVFTGTVSAAVTYLVILVQFHK